A single genomic interval of Antechinus flavipes isolate AdamAnt ecotype Samford, QLD, Australia chromosome 1, AdamAnt_v2, whole genome shotgun sequence harbors:
- the LOC127553423 gene encoding LOW QUALITY PROTEIN: methyltransferase-like protein 22 (The sequence of the model RefSeq protein was modified relative to this genomic sequence to represent the inferred CDS: inserted 1 base in 1 codon; deleted 1 base in 1 codon), which yields MMVDPEEEETMEEITFKSDTVLSDVHLNTPNKRHLMVRLNAVGQPVFLSQFKLLWNKDPWKDTQVEDKKQKNIQIENNTLDYRSIQKSCGKNSNGIDCLDKNETQIHPCMRIEALLDNDGDLEVVRRPRTFSETKQKELSRNKIHPKILTQGAESVSEEVQENVHHSMVKIEHTMATPLEDVGKQVWRGAFLLADYILFQCDLFKSCTVLELGXGTGIASIITATVAKTVYCTDVGEDLLAMCERNVTLNRSLTATAGGAIKVKELNWLKDDLCTDPQVPFSWSEEEISDLYAHTTIIMAADVFYDDDLTDALFKTLYRITHNLKNACTIYLSIEKRLNFTLRHLDITCEAYNHFRFSLNDLEKLRDGKMKFIVEPIEATFPQFLVYEHIEQLELWKIVAAPIS from the exons ATGATGGTGGACCCAGAAGAGGAGGAAACTAtggaagaaattacatttaaaagtgATACTGTGCTGTCTGATGTACATCTAAACACCCCAAACAAAAGGCATCTCATGGTGCGCCTGAATGCTGTTGGCCAACCTGTTTTTCTGTCACAATTCAAACTTCTGTGGAACAAAGATCCTTGGAAAGATACTCAAGttgaagataaaaaacaa aaaaacattcaaatagaaaataatacactTGATTACAGAAGTATTCAGAAATCTTGTGGCAAGAATAGCAATGGTATAGATTGTCTggacaaaaatgaaactcaaattCACCCTTGTATGAGAATAGAAGCTCTATTGGATAATGATGGTGACTTAGAAGTGGTAAGAAGACCACGGACTTTCTCtgagacaaaacaaaaagaactatCAAGAAATAAGATACATCCTAAAATTCTAACCCAGGGAGCAGAAAGTGTCAGTGAAGAAGTTCAAGAAAATGTCCATCATAGTATGGTTAAAATAGAGCACACCATGGCCACCCCTCTTGAAGATGTTGGTAAACAGGTATGGCGTGGAGCTTTCCTTCTAGCTGACTACATCCTGTTCCAATGTGACCTATTCAAAAGTTGCACTGTGCTTGAGCTTG CAGGAACTGGGATTGCCAGCATCATCACAGCAACGGTTGCTAAGACTGTTTACTGCACAGATGTGGGTGAAGATCTCCTGGCTATGTGTGAACGGAATGTTACCCTAAACAGGAGCCTAACTGCAACAGCAGGAGGTGCAATTAAAGTTAAAGAACTGAATTGGCTGAAAGATGACTTGTGCACTGATCCTCAAGTTCCATTCAGTTGGTCTGAAGAAGAAATTTCTGACTTATATGCTCACACTACTATCATAATGGCAGCTGATGTTTTTTATGATGATGATCTCACAGATGCTTTATTTAAAACACTCTACAGAATTACTCACAATTTGAAAAATGCATGTACAATCTACTTATCAATAGAGAAAAGACTAAACTTCACACTTAGACATTTGGATATTACATGTGAAGCTTACAATCATTTTCGATTTTCCCTAAATGATCTAGAGAAACTCAGAGATGGCAAAATGAAGTTTATTGTAGAGCCAATTGAAGCTACTTTCCCCCAGTTCCTTGTTTATGAACATATAGAGCAGTTGGAACTCTGGAAGATTGTTGCTGCACCAATAAGTTGA